Part of the Diprion similis isolate iyDipSimi1 chromosome 4, iyDipSimi1.1, whole genome shotgun sequence genome is shown below.
CTTTGTTTATTCGTAAATCTGTCTCTGATTCTATATTATGTGAAACCAAGCTTTGCTCATGCTTTTTTcatgattatttattcaattgcaCCCAAAACTGTCTCTTTAATGTTTACACGAGACTCTAACTCTATAGTCGGAAGCAATAATATATCCCTggtgaaaaagtttcatcTGCAACTCTTCAGAAAGAGAATGTGTCGGATCAGATCTTCCAGATTTTCGATAAGATTCTGAGAAATGTTTTCACCAGAGACAGCCACACTAATATAATAATCGTCCTACCGATTGTTGTCTTTTGTGCTTATGACGTGCAAGCTCTAAACTCAAGCTTCTGACTGCTAAAGCAAGTTTGTGCCTCTGTTGTACATCTTCGGAACCAACTAAAGCTTGCGGCTCTCCCTCCTGGACAGGAACTCCAGCAAATGATTCGCTGAGAGCTCTCTTGAGTAGGGAACCAGCGAATCTCACAACAGCTCTATCTCTGGCATCCAGTTCGCGGTTTTCATCAGCAACTATTGGATCCTCTAGCCACTTGGACAGTTGTTCATAAACTTCTTCAAGTTCTGATGAAAATTCTGATGGTATGATTTTTGATCAAACGAAGACAGTGAGATTggctgacaaatttttttagtcgtTAATTTCCTACCTGAGCTATACTCTGTACTGAAACTGTACTTGCTACTGGCATTAGTGTCTCTTCTCTGCAACATTGGATGTTGACTTTGGCGAAATCTTCCAAGCCACTTTTGCTCAGCCTCCAATGATTCTTTCAAGAAGTCTTCATCCACTGTGTCATCTCTCAGGACAAAACCTCTCGATCCGCCTCTTTTGACTCTGAACAAGAAACCATAAAAAGGtgataaacaattttcatcaacaacTCATTACGTCAATAATACAGAAAGTCTTGTAGCCAAAGCAATCATACTTAATGTCTTCATCGCCAACATGACTCCCAGCCACACTTATACCAACAGCATAACTACTCTCTGCtgatgaaattgaagaagTTGTTCCCGTTGCTGTACTTTCGCGTCTTAGTGCGTCTTTCAGCCTTTGAGCAAATGTTCCTCTACGCTCCAGTGTGTCTAACTGCGTGCTGTATCGCCTTGTTAATTTTTGTTCCTCGTCTTCCTCTGATTAACATTAATCAGCATTTAACTCAGAGTTTTCACGGAATTTTCCTAGTATaggatttaaaaatattttcccttTACCTTGTTCCTCTTCAATAGTTTCTTTTGCACTGTGAAAACTATCAGTACTCTGGCTGTTGCAACTGCTGTAAACTGACATTTGACCCAGACACTTTCTCGTCACAGGTAAAACCTCACCGCTTGAACCAAGAACGATAAATCGACCTCTCCTATTGTTGGAGCCTGTTGTTTTAACAGGACTTTGCGACCGGATGGATTTACCGTTAGGTCTTGTTCGCACCTCCATCTCATCCGATATGATTGATTCCTTATTTATTGGTGCTAGGAAACATGAATTacgattgatatttttttaacgttattAAGACTTATTTCCTGATACTTCAATCAGTGATGATGTTGATTCGATTTTACCTTTTATGTTATTATTACATGTTTCTATGGGCTTTTCTTCAGCCTCAGGTGGGGTACTGCTGAAACTTTCTCCGATGGGCGACAGCCTTCGTGCTCCTGGATCTGGTTCTAATTTAACAGGATCGGTGGGGCTTGTGGGAACGTGTCTTTGCCTGAATCCCAACAAAGATTTGTTCATTTCTCGCAAGACATTGTCTTCCTCATACTGCGTCAATGGCATAGTTGAATAGTCCTCTGCATCCATACAGCATATTGTTACCTATAATAAGTTAACTGAATCAtatacacaattttttatgtCAGTTTGCAGTCTTGATTAGCATGTAGTTCGAACTTTGATCAATCTATGCCGTGCTTACCGTATTTGGGTTTGGTATACTCTCAAAGGTTGATCTATATTTCGGGTCTCCTATTCTAGAAATATGTCTTGCTCCTTCTACTATCAGAATTTCATTGTCTTCCAATGCCTCCACTGATAGCAATGTAGCCAAAAGTTCTGGATGCGTTGCCATCTGAGACAGTAATTTCAACCTTGTTATGTACACACGCAACTTTTACAGCATTGACAACAGGTGAACACAAGCTCTAAAAGCATTCTTGAGGAACTTATCGTTTTGAAGAAATTGCTTACTTGAACACTTTCTTGATTTACTTCGTTGCTTAGTACTCCGCCGCCAAGTCGTGCGCTGGTGAAGCATACATGTAACAAATTGGCTTCAGCCCTTTCAACTCTCCCTTCGTGACGAATGGTCAGAGGGCAAAGAGGAACACTGCTCTCTAGCCAGTCTTCAATCGTCAGCCACTGTTTTGAAGTCATCACCTGAAGAGGATTGCAAGCCGTGAATCATGCGTCATGGATCATGCGTTTCATCGGTGACTCATCCAATTTCTCTATTACAAAACCAAACAGCGTCTTGTGACTTTATTTTACTCGAATTTTATTAATCACATTTCATTAAAAGGGTAAACCAGTTTTCACTGTTTATTAATCACATAATGAACATCTGATCCTACGGTAAGGCGTCAAACTATTTTCACCACATTCTTGAGACTTTTTCTGAAGTAGAGCCTAACGAGAAGATAAGTAAAAAGTTCTCGTTCAAACCTGTCTGGAAACTACGAGTTTTCCATCCAATGCCGATTCCTCATCCAAGAAATCAAAGTATGCAAATATGCTTCTCAATTTCGCCTTCTGACTGTTTCTGATAAACCacaagaaataaattagtATTAGCAATTCATTCAAATCCGCATCGCTGTtacagaaaatatataaatattatatgtatatacatacaattcaACTCACATGTGAAGGTGTTTGAAGAAATTAGTAAAGTTAAAATCTTGTAATGTGGGGTGagttttttttgtccttttcgggtaagttgaaaaaaatgcattcGCTATAAGTGATGAAACAAACTTGTAACTGTACTCAATACTGTCAGCTGAAAAGAGAATATAATATCAGGTCAATATTTATCGGCAAACTACTGGGaaaattgtttacaaaaaCAGTTTATGCACTTTTCATGTGAATTGACTCACTTTGTTGCTGTAGGCTGAAATGTAATCCTTGTGGAGGTTTGGTGGACTTGAGAGCCTTTGCAAGTTGGACCAGCCGAGGTATTGTTTTGGTGAAAACCTTTTCTCGTTCCTCAAGTGTCAAGTCTTCGTCAATAAATTTCGCCAGTTCACTAAACAAGTTTGGGTCCTGCACATCCTCGTCAGGATCCAAACTTAtgctaaaaaatttacaaattatgcatatttttcaacttggaTTTTCAGCTACAATTTATTGTATCAGGACTATACAGATATTATTTgctataaaaattgagaattttgtCCTTGACctgaacaaagttttaaaTAGGCATAAGTAACCCACTTTTTTTGGCAGTGGCCTTTGCTGTGCTATACAACATTTAGGAGGTTGTTGGGggcttgatgaaaaaatcttcacTTGCGCTGTTTACTTATTTTATCACTTGCATGAGTTAAAATATATTGACTGGACTAACTTTATCATGAACCGAATGCAAAATTAGGCATAACATAATACAGAAGCCACAGAAAGTTTACTTTTAATAAGTTCATTGCCAAATATAGTTTAAATACCCTGCTGGAAAAGTTTCATAGGACATGAAATATTGTGattgaatattataaaacGGGATTCAGAAACACCATAGACATCATTTTGTATCGTGTTTTTAAATCCTATTTCATGATATTCTTTAATATCTAGTTGTGAGTTTATTGTGTGGAATCGTATTGAAACTGAAGTGGGAAAgctgaatattgaaatttttgatcctCGAAAGAAAATCCACGATGATAAAACCGGACCTCAATAATCGGTACTGTTTAATCACTGAGCTTATGATTTACTAAATTAAGTAAAAGGCTGCAAACGTGTATAATTCGATTCAATTGAAGTTTATTCAAAATGttgttattgataataatgtcTACTAATACGCTCGGTGACAAGATTTGCAGTTCCCACGATATCTTGAAAACGGCCCAATAGGTTGATTTCAAATTATGATGTTGAATATAGTAACTTTATTGAAAACGATTCACgctgaggaaaaaccgttattacgcaatttttgaactgtttgaaattacgtgaacaataaaataaaagaaaatataatcacATTATGAAATCCTAGTTcctcaaaaatcattttaaaaataagaTAATGGTGATTTTGTTCTCAACgcatcgttacgataacgtcacTTACTTCAACCTCGTTCCAAATTTGTAAACAGTATTCTTAGATAGTCCATTCTCTCCGTCGCgatccaattttttcttctgttacTTTTTACAAACAAGGTGGCAACCGTTTGgagttgaaatttaattcggcatcaaaaatttacgactttttaaaatttaattgaaaaaaagaaaatatgataattaCAGAAAAAGATGGTTGTGGTGAGGAGAATAGAATACTCAAGAATGTCGTCTTCAAATTTGAAGCGAaatgaatatgaataataCGAGAGCAATAAAGGTAGAGAAAAATCACATTCACTGACATCGCGAACATCAATTATGTGTATATCCAACATTAAAGTCATGGTATTATGTCAACAAACATGTAGCTATAAAGCCGATACCACGTACTTGCACATGTCGTGTAGTCGGTGCATCGCATCTAAGAgttgttcagaatttttagCATCTGCAACTCGGTCCAGCTGTTTAACAACTGCCGCCCACCACGGCAGATCACAAGGTAGCATGACTAGCGCCATGATATTGGCCtttaaacataaaataaaaacagtaagtaattaattgtaataacttTTTCACCCATCAGTTTTCTtgcaattttataatcaatttattttgtcAGACCCTTGGTGTCACAGAATTATGtttaatatatgaataaaatccGAACGCGTCggacaaattcaaaaaactttattttgcTCCAAACTAGAAGAATGAATCTTTTATGTCACGTTTgagaatctgaaaaatctCTAAAATCTTCTTTATCACTATCTGGTGGTTGGTGGTTGGTCGTTGACTGAATTAATTTTGGTCAAGTTCTCGACATCATTTACAGCCGAGTTTTTTGATTGTGGACTTTCTTCATAATGTCTCTTGAAAACAGAATGTTAACTTTGAAGTCCGcgtttcaattataaatttacaagAAACGTTTCATGCCATGTGAATAAAATCTTGGGCAATTTCTAAAGTGGCAGAATTAATCTTCGAATCACAATTTTAGAAGGAAATTGTATTGAACATTCTTTGATGTTCGTTTTTTTAGTCTCCTAGTGACTTTTTCAAAACCTGTATTCAAGAGCGTGTGtctcgaaaacgaaaaaagattttccagattttcaaaCGCAAAATGAAAGATTCGTTCTACTACttcggagaaaaaaagtttccgaaaatCGGTCAACGCGTTTggattttattcacgtttcaAATCGATCtcgttttcttatttctcacCTGATATataccagattttttttttcactgataaatGATACAATGAGTGAGGCAAAATAAATCAGAATATCCTCCCTCCTCTCCTTTTTCGATtccttaaaaaatattcatttttctctctagATCAAAGGCAGAAATTGTTCTCACTACTTCCACTTTGAATactcgttttattttcaatgcaACTGAAGGTTTAACGAGTAAAGAATTGACT
Proteins encoded:
- the LOC124406073 gene encoding uncharacterized protein LOC124406073 isoform X1; the protein is MALVMLPCDLPWWAAVVKQLDRVADAKNSEQLLDAMHRLHDMCNISLDPDEDVQDPNLFSELAKFIDEDLTLEEREKVFTKTIPRLVQLAKALKSTKPPQGLHFSLQQQTDSIEYSYKFVSSLIANAFFSTYPKRTKKTHPTLQDFNFTNFFKHLHINSQKAKLRSIFAYFDFLDEESALDGKLVVSRQVMTSKQWLTIEDWLESSVPLCPLTIRHEGRVERAEANLLHVCFTSARLGGGVLSNEVNQESVQMATHPELLATLLSVEALEDNEILIVEGARHISRIGDPKYRSTFESIPNPNTVTICCMDAEDYSTMPLTQYEEDNVLREMNKSLLGFRQRHVPTSPTDPVKLEPDPGARRLSPIGESFSSTPPEAEEKPIETCNNNIKAPINKESIISDEMEVRTRPNGKSIRSQSPVKTTGSNNRRGRFIVLGSSGEVLPVTRKCLGQMSVYSSCNSQSTDSFHSAKETIEEEQEEDEEQKLTRRYSTQLDTLERRGTFAQRLKDALRRESTATGTTSSISSAESSYAVGISVAGSHVGDEDIKVKRGGSRGFVLRDDTVDEDFLKESLEAEQKWLGRFRQSQHPMLQRRDTNASSKYSFSTEYSSEFSSELEEVYEQLSKWLEDPIVADENRELDARDRAVVRFAGSLLKRALSESFAGVPVQEGEPQALVGSEDVQQRHKLALAVRSLSLELARHKHKRQQSVSEGEYHTNYEDALNEDPSVAKDVRSSQRRKLWVISFTSEVRQTLVDDQATISLPLNIAAEINTDKAMNEEDKLAENYRVECVSQSLGQESCTQEATKVLPKSKIATPVINVPRETSPQAGGLLPVVTGNWGCGSRLKGDHQLKLVIQWLAASLAGVPRLIYYTSGHSSLSKLDTVSRVLVDRHWTVGDLATATLRFAVKTIEERIEGRNSLFEELIGMDKPSP
- the LOC124406073 gene encoding uncharacterized protein LOC124406073 isoform X2; this encodes MALVMLPCDLPWWAAVVKQLDRVADAKNSEQLLDAMHRLHDMCNISLDPDEDVQDPNLFSELAKFIDEDLTLEEREKVFTKTIPRLVQLAKALKSTKPPQGLHFSLQQQTDSIEYSYKFVSSLIANAFFSTYPKRTKKTHPTLQDFNFTNFFKHLHINSQKAKLRSIFAYFDFLDEESALDGKLVVSRQVMTSKQWLTIEDWLESSVPLCPLTIRHEGRVERAEANLLHVCFTSARLGGGVLSNEVNQESVQMATHPELLATLLSVEALEDNEILIVEGARHISRIGDPKYRSTFESIPNPNTVTICCMDAEDYSTMPLTQYEEDNVLREMNKSLLGFRQRHVPTSPTDPVKLEPDPGARRLSPIGESFSSTPPEAEEKPIETCNNNIKAPINKESIISDEMEVRTRPNGKSIRSQSPVKTTGSNNRRGRFIVLGSSGEVLPVTRKCLGQMSVYSSCNSQSTDSFHSAKETIEEEQEEDEEQKLTRRYSTQLDTLERRGTFAQRLKDALRRESTATGTTSSISSAESSYAVGISVAGSHVGDEDIKVKRGGSRGFVLRDDTVDEDFLKESLEAEQKWLGRFRQSQHPMLQRRDTNASSKYSFSTEYSSELEEVYEQLSKWLEDPIVADENRELDARDRAVVRFAGSLLKRALSESFAGVPVQEGEPQALVGSEDVQQRHKLALAVRSLSLELARHKHKRQQSVSEGEYHTNYEDALNEDPSVAKDVRSSQRRKLWVISFTSEVRQTLVDDQATISLPLNIAAEINTDKAMNEEDKLAENYRVECVSQSLGQESCTQEATKVLPKSKIATPVINVPRETSPQAGGLLPVVTGNWGCGSRLKGDHQLKLVIQWLAASLAGVPRLIYYTSGHSSLSKLDTVSRVLVDRHWTVGDLATATLRFAVKTIEERIEGRNSLFEELIGMDKPSP
- the LOC124406073 gene encoding uncharacterized protein LOC124406073 isoform X3 — protein: MALVMLPCDLPWWAAVVKQLDRVADAKNSEQLLDAMHRLHDMCNISLDPDEDVQDPNLFSELAKFIDEDLTLEEREKVFTKTIPRLVQLAKALKSTKPPQGLHFSLQQQTDSIEYSYKFVSSLIANAFFSTYPKRTKKTHPTLQDFNFTNFFKHLHINSQKAKLRSIFAYFDFLDEESALDGKLVVSRQVMTSKQWLTIEDWLESSVPLCPLTIRHEGRVERAEANLLHVCFTSARLGGGVLSNEVNQESVQMATHPELLATLLSVEALEDNEILIVEGARHISRIGDPKYRSTFESIPNPNTVTICCMDAEDYSTMPLTQYEEDNVLREMNKSLLGFRQRHVPTSPTDPVKLEPDPGARRLSPIGESFSSTPPEAEEKPIETCNNNIKAPINKESIISDEMEVRTRPNGKSIRSQSPVKTTGSNNRRGRFIVLGSSGEVLPVTRKCLGQMSVYSSCNSQSTDSFHSAKETIEEEQEEDEEQKLTRRYSTQLDTLERRGTFAQRLKDALRRESTATGTTSSISSAESSYAVGISVAGSHVGDEDIKVKRGGSRGFVLRDDTVDEDFLKESLEAEQKWLGRFRQSQHPMLQRRDTNASSKYSFSTEYSSEFSSELEEVYEQLSKWLEDPIVADENRELDARDRAVVRFAGSLLKRALSESFAGVPVQEGEPQALVGSEDVQQRHKLALAVRSLSLELARHKHKRQQSVPRETSPQAGGLLPVVTGNWGCGSRLKGDHQLKLVIQWLAASLAGVPRLIYYTSGHSSLSKLDTVSRVLVDRHWTVGDLATATLRFAVKTIEERIEGRNSLFEELIGMDKPSP